One window from the genome of Bubalus kerabau isolate K-KA32 ecotype Philippines breed swamp buffalo chromosome 17, PCC_UOA_SB_1v2, whole genome shotgun sequence encodes:
- the ORC6 gene encoding origin recognition complex subunit 6, with translation MESGLIRRLAPRLGIAEQEVLRKAEEYLRLSHVKCVGLSARTTETSNAVMCLDLAASCMKCPLDRAYLIKLSGLNKKMYQSCLKSFECLLGLNSNIGIRDLAVQFSCTEAVNLASKILQSYESSLPQTQQVDLDLSRPLFTTAALLSACKILKLKVDRNKMAATSGVKKAIFDRLCKQLEKIGQQIDREAGDSVTPPQKKKKTVIEPSAKEIENVVETLHKPQKDEDLTQDYEEWKRNILENAARAQKAATQ, from the exons ATGGAGTCTGGTCTGATTAGGCGTTTAGCCCCGCGCCTGGGCATCGCCGAACAGGAGGTGCTGAG GAAAGCGGAGGAGTACTTGCGACTGTCGCATGTGAAGTGTGTTGGCCTGTCTGCACGAACCACAGAAACCAGCAATGCAGTCATGTGCCTGGACCTTGCAGCTTCCTGCATGAAGTGCCCCTTGGACAGA gCTTACTTAATTAAACTTTCTGGCTTGAACAAGAAGATGTATCAGAGTTGTCTTAAATCTTTTGAGTGTTTATTGGGCCTGAACTCAAATATTGGAATAAGAGACCTAGCAGTACAGTTTAGCTGCACAGAAGCAGTGAACTTGGCTTCAAAGATACTGCAAAG CTATGAGTCCAGTCTTCCACAAACACAGCAAGTGGATCTTGACTTATCCAGGCCGCTTTTCACCACTGCTGCCCTGCTCTCAGCTTGCAA GATTCTAAAGCTAAAGGTGGACAGAAATAAAATGGCAGCCACATCTGGAGTAAAAAAGGCCATATTTGATCGACTCTGTAAACAGTTAGAAAAGATTGGGCAGCAGATCGACA gaGAAGCTGGAGATTCAGTTACTCcaccacagaagaaaaagaagacagtgaTTGAACCTTCAGCAAAGG AAATAGAGAATGTAGTAGAGACCCTACATAAACCGCAAAAAGATGAAGATCTGACACAAGATTATGAAGAATGGAAAAGGAACATTTTGGAAAATGCTGCCAGAGCACAGAAGGCTGCAACACAGTGA
- the LOC129632006 gene encoding enhancer of rudimentary homolog, translating to MSHTILLVQPTKRPEGRTYADYESVNECMEGVCKMYEEHLKRMNPNSPSITYDISQLFDFIDDLADLSCLVYRADTQTYQPYNKDWIKEIYVLLRRQAQQAGK from the coding sequence ATGTCTCACACCATCTTGCTGGTACAGCCTACCAAGAGGCCAGAAGGCAGAACTTACGCTGACTATGAATCTGTGAATGAGTGTATGGAAGGTGTTTGTAAAATGTATGAAGAACATCTGAAGAGAATGAATCCCAACAGCCCCTCTATCACATACGATATCAGTCAGTTGTTTGATTTTATTGATGACCTGGCAGACCTCAGCTGCCTTGTTTACCGAGCTGATACCCAGACATACCAGCCTTATAACAAAGATTGGATTAAAGAGATCTACGTGCTCCTTCGTCGACAGGCCCAACAGGCTGGGAAATAG